The genome window AGAATAAATGTCGTGCAGATAGATATCCCGCCACTGAGACAACGACAGGAAGACATCCCTCTCCTCGTAAGAGAGTTCATAAAGGAGTTCTGCGTAAGGGAGAAGAAAACGCTCACTGCCTCTGAGGAGGTAATGACCGCATTCAAGAACTATCCCTGGCCAGGGAACATAAGGCAACTCAGAAACGTAATAGAAAGGGCGGTAGTGCTTGCAAAGACCGCCAGCGTTACCCTTAACGACCTTCCCGACGGATTCTGCCTGACAGGAGCATTACTGCGGGAGGGAACAGACACAAGACAGACACTGAAAGAATTGGAATCCCAGGCCGTCGAGGAGGCACTTCTGAGATGCAACGGGAACAAATCACAGGCTGCCAAGAAACTCGGTATATCGAGAAAGGCGCTTTACAAAAAGCTGAGCAGCAGAAAGCATCTCTTGAAGGAAGACCAAGACTCGTGAAAGAGCCCGATTGACAATCCCTTTCCCCTCGCCCACAAAGACGAGGGGAAAGGCGTCGAGAAGGAAAATGCTAGGCTGCTTTCTTCAGATGCTCCCTCTTTTGTTGTTCAGCAGGCACCCCAAGATCAAGGATCTCGAACTTGCCGGTTTCGAGATAGTATTCGGCCCCGATAATCTTGAGTTTCCCTTCCCGGGCCAGCTCCCTGACTATCTTACTCTTCATAATGTCCATGTATGTATTCTTCACATTCTCCTGCACAGCGAGATTGAGGGTCTGCTTCTCGTCTTTCCCGGCCTTCTTTGCGGTCTTTACAGCAGGAAGAATCTTCTTCAGGATCGCCCCGATATTTCCTTCAGGCTTTCCCGTAGCCTCAAGGGCAGCCTTTACAGCCCCGCACGATTCATGACCGAGGATGACAAGGAGTGGAGTTTGAAGATGCTCCACCCCATACTCTATGCTGCCGAGAGTCGTCGGCTCCACAACATTCCCGGCAACCCTCACAACAAAAATGTCTCCAAGTCCCTGGTCGAATATGATCTCGGGAGCCACCCTAGAATCAGAGCACGTAAGCACCGTCGCAAAAGGGTGCTGCCCTTTTGTAAGCTCCTGCCGTCTGCTATCTCCGAGATCTTTTTTTGACAGCTCACCGGAAATAAACCTCTTGTTTCCGTCGATCAGGGTATTGAGGGGGTCCTTACCCCCTTCAATACCCGCGTACACGAGACCTGCAATTGCCACGAAACATACCAAAGCAAACAAAAGACCTGATGACCGCATACTGACCTCCTTTTGTTTGAAAGTGTCATACTGATGGAATGAGAAAAGATTATCACGGAAGAGGAATTATATCAAGGAGGCAGGGAATAGGAATACGGACTGAAAATCGTGCAGGCTGCGCTATTCCTCTTAAGTTTTATAAAATGAATGATTTGTTGCAATATTCTAAGGAAAAGCAATCACCCTTGTGTCATGGGTGCTTGCAAGCCTGTGGGCAGCCTGATTCCGGTTCCACGTAACCTTTTGCAATTTTTCAACGTCTGATATACTAAAAAAGGATAAAAAGGTCCTCAAATGTATAGGCCAGGAGGACCGCGAAAAGGGAGATGGATATGAAAGGGGTCATTTGTCTTATACTTATCGTCATGATCTTGATTGTTGCAAGCGCTCCGGCCGTTTATGCTGCTGGGTCGGGATACTATTCCGGCGGAGGAGGTCACTATGGGGGAGGTCCCTATTACAGGGGCGGCTATTATGGTCGGTACGGCTATTACGGCGGTCACTACCATGGCTGGCGTGGGTACTACTGGATCGGTCCTGGGTGGTGGGGTCCGTGGTGGGGTTATCCTTACTATCCGTATTATCCATATTCTTATTCGGCGCCACCGGTCGCCATGGAGCAGCAGGCTCCGGTGTATGTTCAACCGGCCCCTCAGCAAGAGGAGCAGAACTATTGGTATTACTGCCCGAATCCGCAGGGCTACTATCCCTATGTGAAACAGTGTCCTAAGGGATGGATGAAGGTTGTTCCTTCTCCGGTTCCAGGGAACGGTAAGGAGTGAAGATATGTTAAAGCTCAGGACAAGCATCCTTGGAGTTTTGGTGTCACTGGTTTTGGGAGGATGTGCGACCCTTCCGTCGGGTCCCAGTGTGATGGTTCTGCCGCCCCCTGACAAGCCCTTTGAGCAGTTCCAGGCAGAGGATGCCATGTGCAGACAGTGGGCAGCACAACAGATAGGGATGAATCCCCAGGAGGCGGCTAATCAGCAGGCAGTTGGGTCGGCTGTTCTTGGCACGGCGATCGGTGCGGCAGCAGGAGCCGCGATCGGCAGCGCCAGCGGCGATGTAGGCGCCGGTGCGGCGATTGGCGCAGGCTCAGGACTTCTCGTGGGATCTGCCGTAGGAGCCAATGCCAGACAGGCTTATGGATGGGAGGCGCAGCGTCGGTATGACATCGCATATCAGCAGTGCATGTATGCCAGGGGCAATCAGATCCCGGGAGTAATGCCGAGGAGTCGTACCCAGAGGATTCCACCTCCACCACCTCCTCCGCCTTACCCTTATTCACCGACACCTCCAATGCAGTAGAGCGCCCCGCTCCTGGCCTCTGGACGTTTCTGACCCCAGGAGCGCGTTCTATAGCAGATTCAGCAAAGGCTCATCTAAGAAAAAGCTCTCACCAGGATGATAGGTATTGATCTCGCCTAATCTTTCCGTGTCCTTTTCTTCTGCTGGTGTCACTGATTATGTTATTATTCATCCTCATGGAACAGCGCATTCAGAAGATTCTCTCGGAACTGGGCATTGCATCGAGGCGAAAGGCAGAGGAACTCATCCTCGAGGGGAGGATTGTCGTCAATGGACGGGTTGCGACAGTGGGGATGAAGGCAGACGCTGCCAGCGACTATATCAAGTTGGACGGAAGACTTGTTTCAAATCCTTTGCGCAAAAGAGCTCAGCCGACGTATCTGATGCTCAACAAGCCGCGCGGTGTCGTCACAACCCTCATCGATCCCGAAGGAAGGCCCACGGTGAAGGACCTTCTGAAACACATAAAATGCAGGGTCTTTCCTGTCGGAAGACTTGA of Thermodesulfovibrionales bacterium contains these proteins:
- a CDS encoding carbonic anhydrase, whose protein sequence is MRSSGLLFALVCFVAIAGLVYAGIEGGKDPLNTLIDGNKRFISGELSKKDLGDSRRQELTKGQHPFATVLTCSDSRVAPEIIFDQGLGDIFVVRVAGNVVEPTTLGSIEYGVEHLQTPLLVILGHESCGAVKAALEATGKPEGNIGAILKKILPAVKTAKKAGKDEKQTLNLAVQENVKNTYMDIMKSKIVRELAREGKLKIIGAEYYLETGKFEILDLGVPAEQQKREHLKKAA
- a CDS encoding glycine zipper family protein, with translation MLKLRTSILGVLVSLVLGGCATLPSGPSVMVLPPPDKPFEQFQAEDAMCRQWAAQQIGMNPQEAANQQAVGSAVLGTAIGAAAGAAIGSASGDVGAGAAIGAGSGLLVGSAVGANARQAYGWEAQRRYDIAYQQCMYARGNQIPGVMPRSRTQRIPPPPPPPPYPYSPTPPMQ